One part of the Sorangiineae bacterium MSr11954 genome encodes these proteins:
- a CDS encoding TonB-dependent receptor: protein MFSRDRFARLSGCFVLAIALLSARARAHDVEPPKPLEQPIARWPGRPELHDVVVPVELVVDVEGKVTDVRVEEHLGPAFDTAAIEAARAWRFVPGMRDGKPVATRVRAAVRFLGALPEGATSAPTAPAGAAPASHGATSAPPAVSASPAAASPSSPQAASSSSPAAASSASAPAAADDPRGIASVRVQGQAPARTASDVVRGRDVIDLAPHRTGSDLLQLVPGVFITQHSGEGKAHQIFLRGYDAVHGQDLELWVGGIPINEVSNIHGQGYADLHFVMPEVVKQVEATPGPYDPRQGDFAVAGSVRMRLGYDEPGVTAKGSLGSFGSRRLFLAYHPKGAPDETFAAFEDYSTDGFGPNRAARRSSLMAQMAHDFGDGVALRLLATTYTGRFDSAGVLRESDIDAHRIDRFGTYDPKQGGSSARTQLLTELHKDTEGGRWSIAPFVVFRSLTLRQNFTGYLADSVRGGKKQLDSDNSQQIQHDIMIGATASYRKPLKLFSSRDAIEAGFFGRNDWIDQSQRRLSQINDTPTETLVDATIRATDVAGYLDASLHPISHLALRGGIRVDSLSYSAEDRAIPGGSGGGTVATASQSRTSQSTHVGKKITADYAIFPSLHALASYGEGFRSPQARSLSDGQNAPFTKVKGYEAGLRLGDGKYLQGSLAAFHTSLNEDLVFDPLTARNEIVPGTERNGVTAEVTMRPNSWFVYSGSFTYARASFTGSNTSYGDGDLLPYVPQIVVRSDIGAKRTIAHFFERDLVARIGTGIDALVRRPLPYGEFGKNVFLVDATAALRLKELELSLDVYNLLDASWFDGQFVYASNFDRSTTPSLIPARHVTVGPPRTFFVSLGLYL from the coding sequence GTGTTTTCACGAGATCGCTTTGCGCGCTTGTCTGGCTGCTTCGTTCTCGCCATCGCGCTCCTATCCGCCCGCGCCCGCGCCCATGACGTGGAGCCCCCCAAGCCGCTGGAGCAGCCGATCGCCCGTTGGCCCGGAAGGCCGGAGCTTCACGATGTGGTCGTCCCAGTCGAGCTCGTCGTCGACGTCGAAGGCAAGGTGACCGACGTGCGCGTCGAAGAGCACCTCGGCCCCGCCTTCGACACGGCCGCCATCGAGGCAGCCCGCGCATGGCGCTTCGTTCCCGGCATGCGCGACGGAAAGCCCGTCGCCACCCGCGTGCGCGCCGCCGTCCGATTCCTCGGCGCCCTCCCCGAAGGCGCCACGAGCGCACCCACGGCCCCCGCCGGCGCCGCACCCGCATCGCACGGCGCCACGAGCGCGCCACCCGCGGTCAGCGCCTCACCCGCCGCCGCGTCCCCATCCTCGCCGCAAGCCGCATCTTCATCGTCCCCCGCCGCGGCATCCTCCGCCTCCGCCCCCGCCGCCGCAGACGACCCACGCGGCATCGCCTCGGTCCGTGTTCAAGGACAAGCCCCCGCACGAACGGCATCCGACGTCGTTCGCGGCCGAGACGTCATCGACCTGGCGCCGCACAGAACGGGCAGCGATCTCCTTCAGCTGGTGCCCGGCGTCTTCATCACGCAACACAGCGGCGAGGGCAAAGCCCATCAAATCTTCCTCCGCGGCTACGACGCGGTGCACGGCCAAGACCTCGAGCTCTGGGTCGGCGGTATCCCCATCAACGAAGTTTCGAATATTCACGGCCAGGGATATGCCGATTTGCACTTCGTCATGCCGGAGGTGGTGAAGCAAGTGGAGGCCACCCCCGGCCCCTACGATCCCCGGCAGGGCGATTTTGCAGTGGCCGGAAGCGTCCGCATGCGGCTTGGCTACGACGAGCCCGGGGTGACCGCCAAAGGATCGCTCGGATCGTTCGGCTCCCGCCGCCTCTTTCTCGCGTATCACCCCAAGGGCGCGCCCGACGAGACGTTTGCCGCCTTCGAGGATTATTCGACCGACGGATTTGGTCCGAATCGCGCGGCCCGACGTAGCTCGCTCATGGCCCAAATGGCGCATGATTTCGGCGACGGCGTTGCGCTCCGTCTTTTGGCTACGACGTATACGGGGCGTTTCGATTCGGCGGGCGTGCTCCGGGAGAGCGATATCGATGCCCATCGCATCGATCGCTTCGGCACCTACGATCCCAAGCAAGGCGGATCGTCGGCACGCACCCAGCTCCTGACGGAGCTCCACAAAGATACGGAGGGGGGACGGTGGAGTATCGCCCCCTTCGTTGTTTTTCGTTCGTTGACATTGCGGCAGAATTTCACGGGGTATCTGGCCGACAGCGTACGAGGCGGCAAAAAACAGCTGGATAGCGACAACTCGCAGCAGATCCAGCACGACATCATGATCGGCGCCACCGCCTCGTACCGAAAGCCCCTCAAGCTGTTTTCGTCGCGCGATGCCATCGAGGCGGGCTTCTTCGGCCGCAACGATTGGATCGATCAATCGCAGCGAAGGCTCTCGCAAATCAACGATACACCGACCGAAACGTTGGTCGACGCCACCATCCGCGCGACGGATGTCGCAGGCTATCTCGACGCATCGCTTCACCCCATTTCGCACCTCGCCCTGCGCGGCGGCATTCGCGTCGACAGCCTCTCGTACTCGGCCGAAGACCGCGCCATCCCCGGCGGATCGGGCGGCGGCACCGTGGCGACGGCCTCCCAAAGCCGCACCTCGCAGTCGACCCACGTCGGCAAAAAGATCACCGCCGACTATGCGATTTTTCCGAGCCTGCACGCGCTGGCGAGCTACGGCGAAGGGTTCCGCTCCCCGCAAGCGCGCAGCCTCTCCGACGGTCAGAACGCGCCCTTCACCAAGGTCAAAGGCTACGAAGCGGGGTTGCGCCTCGGAGACGGCAAATACCTCCAGGGCTCGCTCGCCGCGTTCCACACCTCGCTCAACGAAGACCTCGTCTTCGACCCGCTCACCGCGCGCAACGAAATCGTCCCCGGAACGGAGCGCAATGGTGTCACCGCCGAGGTGACCATGCGCCCCAACTCGTGGTTCGTCTACAGCGGCAGCTTCACCTATGCGCGCGCCAGCTTCACCGGCTCGAACACCTCGTACGGCGACGGCGATTTGCTCCCCTATGTGCCCCAAATCGTCGTGCGAAGCGACATCGGCGCAAAGCGAACGATCGCGCATTTTTTCGAACGCGATTTGGTCGCCCGCATCGGCACGGGCATCGACGCGCTGGTGCGCCGTCCGCTTCCCTACGGCGAATTCGGCAAGAACGTCTTCCTCGTCGACGCCACTGCGGCGCTTCGGCTGAAAGAGCTGGAGCTCTCGCTCGATGTCTACAACCTGCTCGACGCATCCTGGTTCGACGGCCAATTCGTCTACGCGTCCAACTTCGATCGCAGCACCACCCCGAGCCTGATCCCGGCTCGTCATGTCACGGTGGGCCCACCGCGCACCTTTTTCGTATCGCTCGGCCTCTATTTGTAA
- a CDS encoding thioredoxin family protein, with product MADRNVIELTDATFDREVLEADIPVLVDFTATWCQPCVAIGAMVSKIADENVGKYKVAKVDIDDCPEIAKRYGIRGVPTVMVFESGTKKRQHVGVTNQEMLLKLLEA from the coding sequence ATGGCCGACCGCAACGTCATCGAACTGACGGACGCGACCTTCGATCGCGAAGTGCTCGAGGCCGATATTCCAGTGTTGGTCGATTTCACGGCAACGTGGTGCCAGCCGTGCGTGGCGATTGGGGCCATGGTTTCGAAGATCGCGGATGAGAACGTTGGAAAATACAAAGTAGCCAAGGTCGACATCGACGATTGCCCGGAAATTGCGAAGCGCTATGGAATTCGCGGCGTTCCGACGGTGATGGTTTTCGAGAGCGGCACCAAAAAGCGCCAGCATGTCGGCGTGACGAATCAGGAGATGCTCCTCAAGCTTCTCGAGGCATGA
- a CDS encoding sigma-70 family RNA polymerase sigma factor, with product MTEGARSDIAIAAAYGNDEALAVLVRTYHDRVYRFGLRVCRDGYDADDAVQEAFIKLAKRPDVAQDPSALSWLMSVIRNTCRRMLRPFVRQRRSSRLESLDETGAAVSEHANPHEALERWELVRTVHSAIASLDRPYREVLVMRDLEGLTGRETCQALGLDVATMKTRLHRARTRLREELLRHRDGSTDHEPS from the coding sequence ATGACCGAAGGCGCTCGCTCCGATATCGCCATCGCCGCCGCGTACGGCAATGACGAGGCGCTCGCCGTTCTCGTGCGGACGTACCACGATCGCGTCTACCGCTTTGGGCTTCGCGTGTGTCGCGACGGCTACGATGCCGACGACGCCGTGCAGGAGGCGTTCATCAAGCTCGCGAAGCGGCCCGACGTTGCCCAGGATCCGAGCGCGCTGTCGTGGCTCATGAGCGTCATTCGGAATACGTGCCGGCGCATGTTGCGGCCGTTCGTCCGGCAACGGCGTTCGAGTCGCCTCGAATCGCTCGACGAGACCGGCGCCGCCGTTTCGGAGCACGCCAATCCGCACGAGGCACTCGAGCGCTGGGAGCTCGTACGAACGGTCCACAGCGCGATCGCGAGCCTCGACCGGCCCTACCGCGAAGTCCTGGTGATGCGCGATCTCGAAGGGCTCACGGGCCGCGAGACGTGTCAGGCGCTCGGCCTCGACGTGGCCACGATGAAGACACGCCTGCATCGCGCGCGCACGAGACTGCGCGAGGAGCTCCTCCGCCACCGCGATGGCAGCACGGACCACGAGCCGAGCTGA
- a CDS encoding Uma2 family endonuclease, translating to MTRPSESLDEQRMLLTGISWKEYVILRELLDRRNLRITYCKGALELMTTSRKHELWKTTVARLVELYALERHLPLVGYGSTTFQSAVEERGTEPDECYRLGTSMRDGEYPDIVLEVISKNPLVDKLEVYKGFNVPEVWLFKDGVFELYRLNDGVYARIERSRFLPELDFELLAPFVTREDQHQAVFELRDILRKA from the coding sequence GTGACGCGACCCAGCGAGTCGCTCGATGAGCAAAGGATGTTGCTCACGGGGATCAGCTGGAAGGAGTACGTCATTCTTCGGGAGCTCCTCGATCGGCGAAACCTGCGGATAACGTACTGCAAGGGGGCGCTCGAGCTCATGACCACCTCGAGAAAACACGAGCTGTGGAAGACGACCGTCGCTCGGCTGGTCGAGCTTTACGCGTTGGAGCGGCATCTTCCGTTGGTCGGTTACGGATCAACGACGTTCCAGAGCGCGGTGGAGGAGCGCGGCACCGAACCCGACGAGTGCTACCGGCTGGGCACCTCGATGCGCGACGGTGAGTACCCCGACATCGTGCTCGAGGTGATTTCCAAGAACCCGCTCGTCGACAAGCTCGAGGTCTACAAGGGGTTCAACGTACCCGAGGTTTGGCTCTTCAAAGACGGTGTGTTCGAGCTCTATCGATTGAACGACGGCGTCTACGCACGGATCGAGCGGAGCCGATTTCTGCCGGAGCTCGACTTCGAGTTGCTCGCGCCCTTCGTGACGCGCGAAGACCAGCACCAAGCGGTGTTCGAACTGCGCGACATCCTTCGCAAGGCTTGA
- the dnaJ gene encoding molecular chaperone DnaJ, giving the protein MAQVQRDHYEVLGVERSSSAEEIKAAFRKLASLHHPDKNPNDPQAALRFKEIAASYQVLSDPQRRQLYDRFGHTAEASGSPFSASGPFAGGVVDISDIAVDGILGDLLGVFGVGRGDKGDIKRELEISFEEAAFGCEKNLQYERIVTCTECRGTASAPGHVPETCPACNGRGRVRFQQGILPIAVERTCSRCRGSGKMITHPCGTCKGSGLVSNSHTLVVTVPPGVDSGQTRLVSGAGNRPRPDRAPGDLEITIAVRPHPFFRRAGDDVSCQVPITFAQAALGGEVEVPTLDGKGKLRVPQGTQPGSLLRIKQKGMPRRSGIGRGDQLVEVTIEVPTSLSERQRELLEQLAKELGEDVQPQRKTFMEKLKDLFG; this is encoded by the coding sequence ATGGCGCAGGTTCAGCGGGATCATTACGAGGTGCTGGGCGTCGAGCGAAGCTCGTCGGCCGAGGAAATCAAGGCGGCCTTTCGCAAGCTGGCATCGTTGCACCACCCGGACAAAAACCCGAACGATCCGCAAGCCGCGCTCCGTTTCAAGGAAATCGCCGCCAGCTACCAGGTGCTGTCCGATCCACAGCGCCGCCAGCTTTACGACCGATTCGGGCACACGGCGGAGGCCTCCGGCTCGCCATTTTCGGCCAGCGGTCCCTTTGCCGGCGGTGTGGTCGACATCAGCGACATCGCGGTCGACGGGATTCTGGGCGATTTGCTCGGCGTCTTCGGCGTAGGGCGCGGGGACAAAGGGGACATCAAGCGGGAGCTGGAGATCTCCTTCGAGGAGGCGGCATTCGGCTGCGAGAAGAATCTGCAATACGAGCGGATCGTCACCTGCACGGAGTGCCGAGGGACCGCGTCGGCCCCGGGCCATGTGCCGGAGACGTGTCCCGCGTGCAACGGCCGCGGCCGCGTACGTTTTCAGCAGGGGATCTTGCCCATCGCGGTCGAGCGCACCTGCTCTCGCTGCCGTGGAAGCGGCAAAATGATCACGCACCCGTGCGGCACGTGCAAGGGCAGCGGCCTCGTGTCGAACAGCCACACCTTGGTGGTCACGGTGCCTCCGGGGGTCGACTCCGGCCAGACGCGGCTCGTCAGCGGCGCGGGAAATCGCCCGCGGCCCGATCGCGCGCCGGGCGATCTGGAGATCACCATCGCGGTGCGTCCGCACCCCTTCTTCCGACGCGCGGGCGACGACGTATCGTGTCAGGTGCCCATCACGTTCGCCCAAGCCGCGCTCGGCGGCGAGGTGGAGGTGCCCACACTGGACGGCAAGGGGAAGCTTCGGGTGCCGCAGGGCACACAACCTGGGAGCTTGCTCCGCATCAAGCAAAAAGGAATGCCACGACGAAGCGGAATCGGTCGTGGCGATCAGCTGGTCGAGGTTACAATCGAAGTTCCGACCTCCTTGAGCGAGCGACAGCGCGAGCTGCTCGAGCAACTCGCCAAGGAGCTGGGCGAAGACGTGCAACCCCAGAGGAAAACCTTCATGGAGAAGCTCAAGGACCTTTTCGGCTGA
- a CDS encoding metallophosphoesterase, translating into MGTFLRVLILVTALAHVPVAAAFAEMARRLGLPAPWAIGAIGAVGGVALFVGRSGAGLTDRRRSTLFLRLVDIPFFIHWCAAIFAIFPSVAATIAIPWFGVPMSVYMGAYLTGLVVAGYGILIRRRWFVVKNVTLPIPGLDPKLDGLRVAHLSDLHIGAITPKSWGDRWVRAANEQGADVAVITGDLVTSGVDFHEDIAAVVGGLRAPLGVFVSMGNHDYFGEGEPLISLLEERGAAVLRNEGRVLERNGASFYLAAIDDTWTRRDDLKKALQARPQGAATILLAHDPERFLHAAKAKVELTLSGHTHGGQIAIPFLARVLSLSHLTHHFHLGVYRKGPATLYVHPGLGTTGPPVRIGVAPAVVIHTLRAA; encoded by the coding sequence ATGGGAACTTTTTTGCGTGTGCTCATCTTGGTCACGGCGCTCGCCCACGTCCCGGTGGCGGCGGCGTTCGCCGAGATGGCGCGGCGCCTCGGCTTGCCAGCGCCTTGGGCCATCGGGGCCATCGGCGCGGTGGGGGGCGTGGCGCTGTTCGTGGGGCGCTCGGGGGCCGGGCTTACCGATCGGCGGCGCTCGACCCTCTTTTTGCGCTTGGTCGACATTCCATTCTTCATCCACTGGTGCGCGGCCATCTTCGCCATCTTCCCCAGCGTCGCCGCCACCATCGCCATCCCATGGTTCGGCGTGCCCATGAGCGTGTACATGGGCGCGTACCTGACCGGCCTCGTGGTGGCGGGCTACGGCATTTTGATCCGCCGGCGATGGTTCGTGGTGAAGAACGTGACCCTCCCCATCCCCGGGCTCGATCCCAAGCTCGATGGCTTGCGCGTCGCGCACCTCTCGGATCTTCACATCGGCGCCATCACCCCCAAGAGCTGGGGCGATCGCTGGGTGCGCGCGGCCAACGAGCAAGGGGCCGATGTGGCGGTCATCACCGGCGATTTGGTCACCAGCGGGGTGGACTTCCACGAGGACATCGCCGCGGTGGTCGGCGGCCTTCGCGCCCCGCTCGGCGTCTTCGTCTCCATGGGCAACCACGATTATTTCGGCGAGGGCGAGCCGCTCATTTCCCTCCTGGAAGAGCGCGGCGCCGCGGTGCTTCGAAACGAAGGGCGCGTGCTCGAACGAAACGGCGCGAGCTTCTACCTCGCCGCCATCGACGATACGTGGACCCGCCGCGACGATCTCAAAAAGGCGCTCCAAGCGCGCCCGCAAGGGGCCGCGACGATCTTGCTCGCCCACGATCCGGAGCGATTTCTGCACGCCGCGAAGGCGAAGGTCGAGTTGACCTTGAGCGGGCACACGCACGGCGGGCAGATCGCCATCCCCTTCCTCGCGCGCGTGCTGTCGCTCTCGCACCTCACGCATCACTTCCACCTGGGCGTGTACCGCAAAGGACCGGCCACGCTCTATGTGCACCCCGGGCTCGGCACGACGGGTCCGCCCGTTCGCATCGGCGTGGCCCCCGCGGTGGTGATTCACACGCTGCGCGCGGCGTAA
- a CDS encoding carboxymuconolactone decarboxylase family protein has translation MHDPRHAHRDDLSLAPELIELAEPEARAFLAFKASAERAGGALDEKSRELISIAVALTTQCAYCIDVHTGNARRAGATREELAETVFIAAALRAGGAVGHGLMALRMFDEHGEPPAP, from the coding sequence ATGCACGATCCCCGTCATGCGCATCGCGACGATCTTTCCCTTGCACCGGAGCTCATCGAGCTCGCCGAACCCGAGGCGCGCGCATTCCTCGCATTCAAGGCCAGCGCCGAGCGCGCGGGCGGCGCATTGGACGAGAAATCCCGTGAGCTGATCTCCATCGCCGTCGCCCTGACCACGCAATGCGCCTATTGCATCGATGTGCACACCGGAAACGCGCGCCGAGCGGGCGCGACCCGCGAGGAGCTGGCGGAGACCGTCTTCATCGCGGCCGCGCTCCGGGCGGGCGGCGCCGTCGGGCATGGGCTGATGGCCCTTCGAATGTTCGACGAGCACGGCGAGCCGCCGGCTCCATAG
- a CDS encoding DUF2892 domain-containing protein: protein MKSNVGRNDRILRGLAGLAMLTCSVMAPMSLAVRVAAFGAVGAYLLVTAIAGTCLGYRLMGRSTCPAMPNR, encoded by the coding sequence ATGAAGAGCAACGTTGGGCGAAATGACAGGATTTTGCGGGGTTTGGCGGGGTTGGCGATGTTGACGTGCAGCGTCATGGCGCCGATGTCGCTCGCCGTTCGGGTCGCGGCATTTGGGGCCGTGGGGGCGTATCTTCTGGTCACGGCCATCGCGGGCACGTGCCTCGGGTACCGTTTGATGGGGCGATCGACGTGCCCGGCGATGCCAAACCGATGA